A single Vanacampus margaritifer isolate UIUO_Vmar chromosome 7, RoL_Vmar_1.0, whole genome shotgun sequence DNA region contains:
- the radil gene encoding ras-associating and dilute domain-containing protein isoform X5 → MTKRGKHYRSPWTWNANANNKANNSAMCFSFGHLVTYRFFTYHFTHRHFTYHHFMYRHFTNNIFYHINAQARKLQRNRAKGALTLPRSSNSSLCRSLSETSLNQLAVGDEPKRYYSTLPGPYRGREASSGGRRQEDAGQGGVRHSLYQSPHLLLLQGYNKQDCLVYLLNREQHTVGQETPSARPNICLFSPDVLPLHCRLRRVPAPRRQTKVDEPESDGPQRSSCVAVEPVLDATVLVNFSRCERSTTLRHGDLLSFGAHYIFLYKDPTGAKPLPAQTLARLRSLGQLYDGGPEEGGTCKVCGSVLKDRPATVTAPARRSFRPHPLKPRGGGTGAGTDGGRGAQKRKLQLEFEPAHEDQLLNRIMSLIEPGGDDHKLTPAYLLCLCIQHSASTFPPGSFGKLLLKIARRIQTVAWEKTKELAQKQAQHQDPASLSLLNISDLIPDLQTIFFWMSNSIEILYFIQQRAPSYTHNMETMQGSKESLLSATISANEEAMSILEEVIMYTFQQCVYYITKALYVVLPGLLDCNPFPVDSSEPCWKGGVGFPEPVRRVLQVFQSAQELLQGYQVHPEIQAQMFAYLFFFSNVSLFNQLMDKGPSRGWFQRSKVLQMQACLRMVSEWARKSALGHLADKFFTKLNSAVAVLATPPQQLTQMSWRVLSGEHSSLKPVQLHRILTQYQITAETGPVPAWQPGSEDEAYIYRTVDLLESFENHPPIVLPSGGFGVDLDGERVEDSVYRQLLYVRHFLWGLRAKTHANANAAHANGNNNNAADVQGELLPPPLAHGSPRSAAGDGEEENGRGQAHGLRRNGGSAHHHHHHHHHHLPHPHHQHPPAISSYPEGGAGAPQMNGCGKKANGLIANGMEGCVTSGCEFPFPVWSSSPDAPPPPDDMCVVFVVELDKGPFGLGMGLIDGLHTPLNATGIYIRTLIPDGPAASDGRLRIGDRILAVNGTSLIGADYQSAVDLIRLGGGRLRFLVAKSDPEVSEKISASSC, encoded by the exons ATGACTAAAAGAGGAAAGCATTACCGCAGTCCATGGACttggaatgctaatgctaataacaAGGCTAATAACAGTGCTATGTGCTTCTCTTTTGGTCACCTAGTCACGTATCGCTTTTTCACGTATCATTTTACACATCGCCATTTTACGTATCACCATTTTATGTATCGCCATTTTACGAACAACATTTTTTATC ACATCAACGCTCAGGCCCGCAAGCTGCAGAGGAACCGGGCCAAGGGAGCTTTGACCTTGCCTCGTTCCAGCAACTCGTCCCTGTGCCGCAGCCTCAGCGAGACCAGCCTCAACCAG TTGGCGGTAGGCGACGAGCCCAAACGTTACTACTCCACCCTTCCCGGGCCGTACCGGGGTCGAGAGGCGTCGTCCGGCGGGCGGCGCCAGGAGGATGCCGGGCAGGGCGGTGTGCGCCACTCCCTCTACCAGTCGCCGCACCTCCTGTTGCTTCAGGGGTACAACAAGCAG GACTGCCTGGTGTACCTGTTGAACCGTGAGCAGCACACGGTGGGCCAGGAGACGCCGTCGGCCCGTCCCAACATCTGCCTCTTCTCCCCCGACGTCCTGCCGCTTCACTGCCGCCTGCGCCGCGTGCCCGCCCCGCGCCGCCAAACCAAGGTGGACGAGCCGGAGTCGGACGGCCCGCAGCGCTCGTCCTGCGTGGCGGTGGAACCCGTCCTCGATGCCACCGTGCTTGTCAACTTCTCCCGCTGCGAGCGCTCCACGACGCTACGCCATGGCGACCTGCTCTCCTTCGGTGCACACTACATCTTCCTGTACAAG GACCCGACGGGCGCCAAGCCTCTGCCCGCCCAGACCCTGGCACGTCTCCGCAGCCTGGGCCAGCTCTATGACGGCGGTCCGGAGGAGGGCGGCACGTGCAAGGTGTGCGGCTCAGTGCTCAAAGACAGGCCGGCCACCGTGACGGCGCCGGCGCGACGCAGCTTCAGGCCGCACCCCCTCAAACCTCGCGGCGGTGGGACTGGGGCCGGGACGgacggaggaagaggagcacaGAAACGGAAGCTGCAGTTGGAGTTCGAGCCGGCTCACGAAGACCAGTTGCTCAACCGCATCATGTCCCTCATTGAACCTGGAG GCGACGACCACAAGCTGACGCCGGCGTAccttttgtgtttgtgcatcCAACATTCGGCCTCCACTTTCCCGCCGGGAAGCTTCGGGAAACTGCTGCTCAAGATCGCCCGGCGGATCCAGACCGTGGCTTGG GAGAAGACAAAAGAGTTAGCTCAGAAGCAAGCTCAGCA CCAGGACCCGGCATCGCTGTCGCTGCTCAACATCTCAGACCTGATCCCGGACTTGCAGACCATCTTCTTCTGGATGTCCAACTCCATCGAGATCCTTTACTTCATTCAGCAGAGGGCGCCGTCGTACACGCACAACATGGAGACGATGCAAG GCTCGAAGGAGTCGCTGCTGTCAGCGACCATCTCGGCCAACGAGGAGGCCATGAGCATCTTGGAGGAAGTCATCATGTACACGTTCCAGCAGTGCGTCTACTACATCACCAAG GCTCTGTACGTGGTCCTGCCGGGTCTCCTGGACTGCAACCCGTTCCCGGTGGACAGCTCGGAGCCATGCTGGAAAGGAGGCGTCGGATTTCCAGAGCCGGTCCGCAGGGTCCTCCAG GTGTTCCAGAGCGCCCAGGAGCTGCTGCAGGGTTACCAGGTCCACCCGGAGATCCAGGCGCAGATGTTCGCatacctcttcttcttctccaacGTGTCGCTCTTCAACCAGCTGATGGACAAAG GTCCGTCCCGCGGCTGGTTCCAGCGTTCCAAAGTTCTGCAGATGCAAGCGTGCCTGCGGATGGTGTCGGAATGGGCCCGCAAGTCGGCCCTGGGACATCTGGCCGACAAATTCTTCACCAAACTCAACAGTGCCGTCGCCGTCCTGGCCACGCCGCCGCAGCAACTCACGCAG ATGAGCTGGCGAGTGTTGTCGGGCGAGCACTCGTCCCTGAAACCGGTGCAGCTGCACAGGATCCTGACCCAGTACCAGATCACCGCCGAGACGGGCCCCGTGCCCGCGTGGCAACCCGGAAGCGAGGACGAGGCCTACATCTACCGCACAG TGGACCTCCTGGAGAGCTTTGAGAACCACCCTCCCATCGTGCTGCCCAGCGGCGGCTTCGGCGTGGACCTGGACGGCGAGCGCGTGGAGGACAGCGTCTACCGACAGCTGCTCTACGTACGCCACTTCCTGTGGGGCCTGCGCGCCAAGACGCACGCTAACGCTAACGCCGCGCACGCTAacggcaacaacaacaatgcagcCGATGTCCAG GGGGAGCTGCTGCCCCCGCCCCTGGCGCACGGCAGCCCCCGCTCGGCCGCCGGCGACGGCGAAGAAGAAAACGGCCGTGGCCAAGCGCACGGTCTTCGGCGGAACGGCGGCAgcgcccaccaccaccaccaccatcatcatcatcatcttcctcatcctcaCCATCAGCACCCGCCCGCCATAAGCAGCTACCCCGAGGGAGGGGCAGGAGCCCCGCAGATGAACGGATGCGGCAAGAAGGCCAACGGGCTCATCGCTAACGGCATGGAAG GTTGTGTTACTAGTGGCTGTGAGTTCCCCTTCCCCGTGTGGTCCTCGTCCCCggacgcccccccaccccctgatGACATGTGTGTGGTGTTTGTAGTGGAACTGGACAAAGGACCCTTCGGACTCGGCATGGGACTCATTGACGGTCTG cacACGCCGCTCAACGCCACGGGCATCTACATCCGCACGCTCATCCCCGACGGGCCGGCGGCGTCCGACGGTCGGCTGAGGATCGGCGATCGGATCCTGGCCGTCAACGGGACCAGTCTGATCGGAGCCGACTACCAGAG TGCGGTGGACCTGATCCGCCTGGGAGGGGGTCGCCTCCGCTTCCTGGTGGCCAAGTCGGACCCGGAAGTGTCGGAGAAGATCAGCGCCTCGTCCTGTTGA